One genomic segment of Pseudomonadota bacterium includes these proteins:
- a CDS encoding MBL fold metallo-hydrolase: protein MNPALARSRGVRLERVAASPRWDGERFRNTHPAPRGEAGVAMPSLGDFVCGGDRRVPQGPLPSLNPLDTWTRTPQSGLRATWLGHSTVLLEIDGFRVLTDPVWGPRASPSRFIGPKRFQPVPVSIRELPRLDAVLVSHDHYDHLDYTTMRLMRRMEVPIVTSLGVGAHLEAFGIAPGRIVELDWWETCRLPGTDLVLTAVPSQHFSGRGLKDGNRTLWSSWVVESQRHKVFFSGDTGLTPEYAGIRERLGPFDLSLLEVGAFHPAWGNIHLGPANALKAHELLGGGALLPVHWGTFNLALHPWDDPIETLLRLAPHSASRLILPRLGEPVEPAQDHALETWWRGIDDTARKPRRAANARMPKAMPWPID, encoded by the coding sequence ATGAATCCCGCTCTTGCCCGATCGCGAGGTGTGCGTCTCGAGCGTGTGGCCGCCTCGCCGCGCTGGGATGGCGAGCGCTTTCGCAACACGCATCCGGCACCCCGCGGCGAAGCCGGCGTCGCGATGCCGTCGCTCGGCGACTTCGTCTGCGGCGGCGACCGGCGCGTACCGCAAGGGCCGCTGCCCTCGCTCAACCCACTCGACACCTGGACCCGCACGCCACAGAGCGGACTGCGTGCCACGTGGTTAGGTCATTCCACCGTGCTGCTCGAGATCGACGGATTCCGCGTGTTGACGGACCCGGTGTGGGGTCCGCGCGCGTCGCCGTCGCGGTTCATCGGGCCGAAGCGGTTTCAGCCCGTGCCGGTTTCGATCCGCGAGCTGCCGCGGCTCGATGCGGTGCTGGTCTCGCACGATCACTACGATCACCTCGACTACACGACGATGCGGCTGATGCGCCGGATGGAGGTGCCCATCGTCACGTCGCTCGGCGTGGGCGCGCATCTGGAAGCGTTCGGGATCGCTCCCGGGCGCATCGTCGAGCTCGACTGGTGGGAGACCTGCCGCTTGCCGGGCACGGATCTGGTGTTGACCGCGGTGCCGTCGCAACATTTCTCGGGCCGCGGATTGAAGGACGGCAACCGCACGTTGTGGTCGTCGTGGGTGGTGGAATCGCAGCGGCACAAGGTGTTTTTCAGCGGCGATACCGGGCTGACGCCGGAATATGCCGGGATTCGCGAGCGGCTCGGTCCGTTCGATCTGAGTCTGCTCGAGGTGGGCGCGTTCCACCCCGCCTGGGGGAACATCCACCTGGGCCCGGCGAACGCGCTCAAGGCGCACGAGTTGTTAGGCGGCGGCGCGCTGCTGCCGGTCCACTGGGGCACGTTCAACCTGGCGCTGCATCCCTGGGACGATCCGATCGAGACGCTGCTGCGCCTCGCGCCGCACTCGGCATCGCGATTGATCCTGCCGCGGCTGGGCGAACCCGTGGAGCCCGCGCAGGACCACGCGCTCGAGACCTGGTGGCGCGGAATAGACGACACCGCGCGCAAACCGAGACGGGCGGCGAATGCGCGCATGCCCAAGGCGATGCCCTGGCCGATCGATTGA
- a CDS encoding pirin family protein, with translation MKEIRRSNERGAADHGWLQSRHSFSFASYQDPRHTQFGPLRVINEDRVQAGAGFGTHSHRDMEIVSYVLEGALAHKDSTGTSSVIRPGDVQRMSAGNGVSHSEFNASKTEPVHFLQIWIIPDRVGIPPSYEEAHFAPAERRGRLRLIASPDKADGSVLLHQDVNIFSGLFDGDEHATLAVAGGRHSYIHVARGSLHVAGLHLEAGDGLKITDAGDLEFKEGKAAEVIAFDLPG, from the coding sequence ATGAAAGAAATCCGTCGCAGCAACGAGCGCGGCGCGGCCGATCACGGCTGGCTGCAATCGCGTCACAGCTTCTCGTTCGCTTCCTACCAGGACCCGCGGCATACGCAGTTCGGACCCTTGCGCGTGATCAATGAAGATCGCGTGCAGGCCGGCGCCGGCTTCGGCACGCACAGCCATCGCGACATGGAGATCGTGAGCTACGTGCTCGAGGGCGCGCTCGCGCACAAGGATTCGACCGGAACGAGCTCGGTGATCCGTCCGGGCGACGTGCAGCGCATGAGCGCGGGCAACGGCGTGAGCCACAGCGAGTTCAACGCGTCGAAAACCGAGCCCGTGCATTTCCTGCAGATCTGGATCATTCCCGACCGGGTGGGCATTCCTCCCAGTTACGAGGAAGCGCATTTCGCGCCGGCCGAGCGGCGCGGCCGCCTGCGGCTGATCGCCTCGCCCGACAAGGCGGACGGCTCGGTGCTGCTGCACCAGGACGTGAATATCTTCAGCGGACTGTTCGATGGCGATGAACACGCGACGCTCGCGGTCGCGGGTGGCCGGCACTCTTATATTCATGTGGCGCGCGGCTCGCTGCACGTGGCGGGGCTGCATCTGGAAGCCGGTGATGGTCTCAAGATCACGGACGCGGGCGACCTCGAGTTCAAGGAAGGCAAGGCGGCGGAAGTCATTGCATTCGATCTGCCTGGATGA